A single Paenibacillus kribbensis DNA region contains:
- the folD gene encoding bifunctional methylenetetrahydrofolate dehydrogenase/methenyltetrahydrofolate cyclohydrolase FolD, with protein MSAPIIDGKQISQDIRASIQQEVIRLKDHQFQPGLAVVLVGEDPASQVYVKNKEKACHDLGYYSEVHRLPADTSQEALLELVDKLNHQSNIHGILVQLPLPKHIHEKAVIDAIAVEKDVDGFHPVNVGNLVIGDDSLLPCTPAGVIELIKRTGVEIAGKHAVVIGRSNIVGKPVSLLLQRENATVTMCHSRTANIAELSRQADILVVAIGKANFIDASFVKPGAVVIDVGMNRLENGKLAGDVDYESVKQVSGPITPVPGGVGPMTITMLMQNTLVAAKRSHGLA; from the coding sequence ATGTCGGCACCGATCATTGATGGTAAACAAATCTCTCAGGATATTCGCGCAAGCATTCAGCAAGAGGTCATTCGTCTGAAAGATCACCAGTTTCAACCCGGATTGGCAGTTGTACTGGTAGGTGAAGATCCCGCTTCGCAGGTGTATGTTAAAAACAAGGAAAAGGCGTGCCATGATCTCGGCTATTATTCCGAGGTTCATCGTCTGCCAGCGGATACTTCGCAGGAAGCATTGCTGGAGCTGGTGGACAAGCTGAATCACCAAAGCAATATTCACGGAATCTTGGTGCAGCTGCCGCTGCCCAAGCACATTCATGAAAAAGCGGTCATTGATGCTATTGCCGTGGAGAAGGACGTGGATGGATTTCATCCGGTAAACGTAGGCAATCTGGTTATCGGTGACGATAGCCTGCTGCCTTGTACTCCCGCTGGAGTGATTGAGCTGATTAAGCGTACAGGGGTAGAAATAGCGGGTAAACATGCGGTGGTTATTGGTCGCAGTAATATCGTAGGTAAGCCAGTGTCATTATTGTTGCAGCGGGAAAATGCTACAGTAACGATGTGTCATTCCCGCACAGCGAATATTGCCGAGTTAAGCCGGCAAGCGGATATTTTGGTTGTTGCCATCGGCAAAGCCAATTTTATTGATGCTTCGTTCGTAAAGCCCGGTGCAGTAGTTATCGATGTTGGAATGAATCGTCTAGAAAACGGAAAGCTGGCGGGTGACGTTGATTATGAGAGCGTGAAGCAAGTGTCCGGTCCGATTACGCCTGTTCCCGGCGGAGTAGGCCCAATGACGATAACGATGCTGATGCAAAATACGCTCGTAGCGGCCAAGCGGTCGCACGGTTTGGCTTAA
- the xseA gene encoding exodeoxyribonuclease VII large subunit — MAEQRIYSIKDLNRYIRMKLESDQVLSDVWIRGEISNFTHHSSGHMYFTLKDEGSRIRSIMFATHNKRLPFVPKEGTRVIARGNVSVYERDGQYQFYATQMQPDGIGSLYLAYEQLKQKLDAEGLFEPARKRNLPAHPATIGVITSPTGAAVRDIITTLQRRYPQAGIVLYPVLVQGKGAAPSIVKAIEAMNRMQEVQVMIVGRGGGSLEELWAFNEEAVARAIYASVIPVISAVGHETDFTIADFVADLRAATPTAAAELAVPHQGELRDQLLQREQRLRNALRQRLETGRERLARLQRSPVLLHPRRYMLQHAERMDMLQQRLIRAAGHRARLNAEKNARMRQVLERFNPREQIRSARKQTDMAQRQLESAIRAITKSGRQQLHAGIRQLDALSPLKVMARGYSLVYDEQEKRLIKSLKDVQPGDSIRIKVSDGQLDCQVWGMKEDAKHGGE, encoded by the coding sequence GTGGCTGAACAGCGTATTTACTCCATAAAGGACCTGAATCGTTATATCCGGATGAAGCTCGAATCGGATCAGGTTCTGTCCGACGTATGGATACGCGGGGAAATTTCTAACTTTACGCATCATTCGAGTGGTCACATGTATTTTACGCTCAAGGATGAGGGGAGCCGCATACGTTCGATTATGTTTGCGACCCATAATAAGCGACTCCCTTTCGTGCCTAAGGAAGGTACGCGTGTTATTGCCCGGGGAAACGTATCCGTGTACGAACGGGATGGACAATATCAATTTTATGCGACCCAAATGCAGCCCGACGGCATCGGAAGCCTGTATCTTGCTTACGAGCAGCTCAAACAAAAGCTGGATGCCGAAGGTTTATTTGAACCTGCTCGCAAGCGCAATTTGCCGGCTCACCCGGCAACGATTGGTGTGATTACATCGCCGACCGGGGCGGCTGTACGGGATATTATCACGACGCTTCAACGGCGATACCCGCAGGCGGGAATTGTCCTGTATCCTGTGCTTGTACAAGGCAAAGGGGCTGCCCCCTCCATCGTCAAGGCGATTGAAGCCATGAATCGCATGCAGGAGGTGCAGGTGATGATCGTCGGGCGGGGTGGCGGCTCGCTGGAAGAGCTGTGGGCGTTTAACGAGGAAGCCGTTGCGCGCGCCATCTATGCATCGGTCATCCCGGTTATTTCGGCGGTCGGACATGAAACGGATTTTACTATTGCCGATTTTGTGGCCGATTTGCGTGCCGCTACGCCGACCGCAGCGGCCGAGCTGGCTGTGCCTCATCAGGGAGAGCTGCGGGATCAGCTGCTCCAGCGAGAGCAGCGGTTGCGCAACGCTCTAAGGCAGCGGCTGGAAACCGGCCGTGAACGCTTAGCCCGGCTCCAGCGTTCGCCGGTGCTGCTGCATCCGCGCCGTTACATGCTGCAGCATGCGGAACGAATGGACATGCTGCAGCAGCGGCTAATCCGTGCAGCAGGCCACCGTGCGCGCTTAAACGCGGAAAAAAACGCGCGTATGCGTCAGGTGCTGGAGCGTTTTAATCCGCGTGAACAAATTCGTTCGGCACGCAAGCAGACGGATATGGCGCAGCGTCAGCTGGAGTCAGCGATACGTGCGATTACGAAATCGGGACGGCAGCAACTGCATGCGGGCATTCGCCAGTTGGATGCGCTGAGCCCGCTCAAGGTCATGGCCCGAGGCTACAGCCTGGTATATGATGAGCAGGAAAAACGGCTGATCAAGTCGCTCAAAGACGTACAGCCGGGAGATTCCATCAGGATTAAAGTGAGTGACGGGCAGTTGGATTGTCAAGTATGGGGAATGAAGGAGGACGCGAAGCACGGTGGCGAATGA
- the xseB gene encoding exodeoxyribonuclease VII small subunit has protein sequence MANETELNFEAAMAALEEIVGQLEHGDVPLEQAIDLFQRGMKLSQLCSQKLEQVERKIEMIVEEDGNLRKKPFGGGLDENGGEGVE, from the coding sequence GTGGCGAATGAAACGGAACTGAATTTTGAAGCGGCGATGGCCGCTCTTGAAGAAATTGTCGGGCAACTGGAGCACGGAGACGTTCCTCTGGAGCAAGCCATTGATCTGTTTCAGCGCGGCATGAAGCTGTCTCAGCTTTGCAGCCAGAAGCTGGAACAGGTCGAACGTAAAATTGAAATGATCGTGGAAGAGGATGGAAATTTGCGCAAGAAGCCTTTCGGCGGCGGATTGGATGAAAACGGTGGTGAAGGGGTTGAATAG
- a CDS encoding polyprenyl synthetase family protein — translation MKTVVKGLNRPSFKEYLNGTADAVSSALTEQFPAHWNIPAVLRESMNYSLTAGGKRLRPLLVIAAAEAFGGSREAALPVACAVEMVHTYSLIHDDLPAMDDDDYRRGKLTNHKVYGEAVAILAGDALLTHAFYSVVQAGRRHGVSSDALLSIVEELSEMSGARGMVGGQVADMSGEQGLTGIEELEYIHLHKTADLIIFSLLAGGRIGGADKNQLEALRQFGRDLGLAFQIQDDILDLIGDESKMGKKTQSDVEQEKVTYPFFIGMEASQQQVEKLTASAKKALIEGGIPDSSRLLEIADYLMKRDH, via the coding sequence ATGAAAACGGTGGTGAAGGGGTTGAATAGACCGTCATTCAAGGAGTATTTGAACGGGACGGCAGACGCGGTTTCGTCTGCGTTAACCGAGCAGTTCCCGGCCCATTGGAATATTCCTGCAGTTCTTCGAGAATCTATGAATTATTCACTCACCGCAGGCGGAAAACGTCTGCGGCCTCTGCTTGTGATCGCGGCTGCCGAAGCATTTGGCGGAAGCAGGGAGGCTGCGTTGCCGGTGGCATGTGCAGTAGAAATGGTACATACGTATTCCCTCATTCACGATGACTTGCCAGCTATGGATGATGATGATTACCGTCGGGGCAAGCTGACGAATCATAAGGTATATGGCGAAGCGGTTGCTATCCTTGCGGGAGACGCGCTGCTGACCCATGCCTTTTACAGCGTCGTACAAGCAGGTCGGCGTCATGGGGTTTCATCCGATGCGCTACTGTCCATCGTAGAGGAGCTGTCCGAAATGAGCGGAGCACGGGGCATGGTAGGTGGCCAGGTCGCGGATATGTCCGGCGAGCAGGGGTTGACAGGTATCGAGGAACTGGAGTATATCCATCTCCATAAAACCGCTGATTTGATCATTTTCTCCCTCTTGGCAGGTGGACGAATCGGCGGAGCGGACAAGAATCAATTAGAAGCGCTTCGCCAATTTGGACGCGACCTGGGTCTGGCTTTTCAAATTCAGGACGATATACTGGATCTCATAGGCGATGAGAGCAAAATGGGTAAAAAAACACAAAGTGATGTTGAACAGGAAAAGGTAACTTATCCGTTTTTTATCGGTATGGAAGCATCCCAGCAGCAAGTGGAGAAGCTTACGGCATCTGCCAAAAAAGCGTTAATAGAAGGCGGTATACCGGATTCGTCGCGTTTGCTGGAGATTGCGGATTACCTGATGAAGCGTGATCATTAG
- the dxs gene encoding 1-deoxy-D-xylulose-5-phosphate synthase has product MLLPHIKQPGDLKSLSVEELASLAEEIRSFLIEKLSVTGGHLASNLGVVELTIALHYCYNSPKDKMIYDVGHQAYVHKILTGRMDRFDTLRQRDGLCGFVKRSESEHDVWEAGHSSTSLSAAMGMALARDLKGEDNKVIAVIGDGALTGGMAFEALNHIGHERKNLMVILNDNEMSIAPNVGAMHNYLSKIRSDRHYLRAKDELEVLLKKIPAIGGKLAKSAGRVKDSLKYMMVPGVLFEELGLTYLGPVDGHDLPKLIETFHQADNVTGPVLVHVVTTKGKGYKPAEADSHKWHGISPYKIESGQVLKAVGNPMYTEIFGRTLIELAEQDERIIAVTPAMPGGSGLVPFSEEFPTRMIDVGIAEQHAATMCAALAMEGLKPVFAVYSTFMQRAYDQIVHDICRHNANVMFAIDRAGFVGADGETHHGVFDVAFLRHIPNLVLMMPKDENELRHMMKTALDYDDGPIAYRYPRVNVVGVPLDSELKAIPIGSWELLRKGEGYAVIASGPMLQVATEAAETMKREGLQVGVVNARFLKPVDEDMLRELARQHTKLIVLEEASEAGSLGSAVLEFYAKEEIQNAQVRLMGIPDIFVEHGSIKEQRAEVGLTAEAVCLKLRQWTAEPAYGMGQSV; this is encoded by the coding sequence GTGCTGCTTCCACACATAAAGCAACCAGGCGATCTGAAATCACTGTCGGTTGAGGAGTTGGCTTCTCTAGCCGAGGAAATCAGGAGCTTTTTGATTGAGAAGCTGTCCGTGACTGGGGGGCATCTGGCATCGAATCTGGGAGTGGTTGAGCTCACAATCGCCCTGCATTACTGCTATAACAGTCCGAAGGACAAGATGATTTATGACGTTGGACATCAGGCCTACGTGCACAAAATATTGACAGGGCGAATGGACCGGTTTGATACTCTTCGTCAGCGTGATGGACTTTGTGGATTTGTCAAGAGAAGCGAGAGCGAGCATGATGTCTGGGAAGCCGGTCATAGCAGCACGTCTCTGTCAGCGGCGATGGGAATGGCATTGGCACGAGATTTGAAGGGCGAGGACAATAAAGTTATTGCGGTGATCGGGGATGGAGCGTTGACCGGAGGCATGGCCTTCGAAGCGTTGAACCATATCGGTCATGAACGTAAAAATTTGATGGTCATTCTGAATGACAACGAAATGTCGATAGCGCCGAATGTTGGGGCCATGCATAATTATTTGAGCAAAATCCGCTCAGATCGTCACTATTTGCGGGCCAAAGATGAGCTCGAAGTTTTGTTGAAAAAAATACCCGCTATTGGCGGTAAACTTGCCAAATCGGCTGGCCGTGTCAAGGACAGTCTTAAATATATGATGGTGCCTGGCGTGCTGTTTGAGGAGTTGGGTCTTACGTATCTTGGTCCGGTCGACGGACATGATTTGCCGAAGCTGATCGAAACCTTCCACCAGGCCGATAACGTCACAGGTCCTGTGTTGGTGCATGTCGTAACCACTAAGGGCAAGGGCTACAAGCCTGCGGAGGCAGATTCACACAAGTGGCACGGAATCAGTCCGTACAAAATTGAATCCGGTCAGGTGCTTAAGGCTGTGGGCAACCCCATGTACACGGAAATCTTCGGACGGACGCTGATTGAGCTGGCTGAACAGGACGAACGCATTATAGCGGTTACGCCTGCTATGCCTGGTGGTTCTGGACTGGTACCATTCAGTGAGGAGTTCCCTACACGGATGATTGACGTCGGCATTGCCGAGCAGCATGCAGCTACCATGTGTGCCGCATTGGCGATGGAGGGACTAAAGCCGGTATTTGCGGTATATTCCACCTTTATGCAGCGTGCTTACGATCAGATTGTACATGATATTTGCCGTCATAATGCGAATGTGATGTTTGCGATTGATCGTGCCGGTTTTGTCGGGGCTGACGGGGAAACGCACCATGGCGTGTTCGATGTGGCATTTTTACGTCATATCCCTAATCTTGTGCTTATGATGCCTAAGGATGAAAACGAGCTGCGCCATATGATGAAAACAGCGCTGGACTACGATGATGGCCCAATTGCTTATCGCTATCCGCGTGTTAATGTGGTGGGTGTGCCATTGGATTCGGAACTGAAAGCCATACCGATTGGCAGTTGGGAGCTTTTGCGCAAGGGTGAGGGCTACGCTGTAATTGCTTCAGGCCCGATGCTTCAGGTGGCGACGGAGGCTGCGGAGACGATGAAACGAGAAGGCCTGCAGGTAGGTGTCGTCAATGCCCGTTTCCTCAAGCCTGTGGATGAGGATATGCTGCGTGAACTGGCCCGCCAGCATACGAAGCTGATCGTTCTGGAAGAAGCTTCCGAAGCGGGAAGTTTGGGTAGCGCTGTGCTGGAATTTTATGCGAAAGAAGAAATTCAAAATGCACAGGTGCGTCTAATGGGGATTCCTGATATATTTGTGGAGCATGGCTCCATTAAAGAGCAGCGTGCTGAAGTGGGGCTCACCGCTGAAGCCGTGTGCCTCAAGCTTCGTCAATGGACTGCAGAGCCGGCTTATGGCATGGGACAATCGGTATAA
- a CDS encoding TlyA family RNA methyltransferase: MSVPKERIDVLLVEQGFFESREKAKAAIMAGLVLADSERIEKAGMKVPRDSELKVKGSVHPYVSRGGLKLEKAIRQFALDMNGRAMLDIGSSTGGFTDCALQHGAEYVYAIDVGYNQLDWSLRNDERVCVMEKTNFRYMTPADLNGPVPNFASIDVSFISLRIILPPLLALLKQPADIVALIKPQFEAGREKVGKSGVVRDPATHKEVLQTILLFAQELGLSLQDLAYSPITGGEGNIEFLAHWRLDEALVAKLPLENDDFSSLIERTVQEAGQTFNNGPSRK; the protein is encoded by the coding sequence ATGTCTGTTCCGAAGGAACGCATTGATGTATTGCTTGTAGAACAAGGCTTTTTTGAAAGCCGGGAAAAAGCCAAGGCCGCTATCATGGCAGGTCTAGTGCTGGCGGACAGCGAGCGGATCGAGAAGGCGGGTATGAAGGTGCCACGCGACAGTGAGCTTAAAGTTAAGGGATCGGTGCATCCGTATGTAAGCCGTGGAGGATTGAAGCTGGAAAAGGCCATTCGCCAATTTGCGCTCGACATGAATGGCAGGGCGATGCTGGATATCGGCTCATCCACCGGCGGTTTTACAGATTGTGCGCTTCAGCATGGAGCGGAATACGTATATGCGATTGACGTCGGTTATAATCAATTGGACTGGTCGCTTCGTAATGATGAACGGGTATGTGTCATGGAGAAAACAAATTTCAGGTATATGACACCTGCGGATTTGAACGGTCCTGTTCCAAATTTCGCAAGTATTGATGTTTCTTTTATTTCGTTGCGCATTATTTTGCCTCCGCTGCTTGCATTGCTGAAACAACCTGCCGATATTGTAGCTCTGATCAAGCCGCAATTTGAAGCCGGCCGTGAAAAGGTTGGAAAATCCGGTGTAGTCCGTGACCCTGCTACGCATAAAGAAGTGTTGCAGACCATCCTGTTGTTTGCGCAAGAGCTTGGCCTCTCGCTGCAAGACTTGGCCTATTCTCCGATTACAGGTGGAGAGGGCAATATTGAATTTTTGGCGCATTGGCGTTTGGACGAGGCTCTGGTTGCAAAATTGCCACTGGAGAACGACGATTTCAGTTCACTGATTGAGCGTACCGTTCAGGAAGCAGGTCAGACTTTTAACAATGGCCCGTCGCGCAAGTAA
- the ahrC gene encoding transcriptional regulator AhrC/ArgR: MKGQRHIKIREIISQQEIETQDELVEALRKAGFQVTQATVSRDIKELLLIKVPMDDGRYKYSMPSDQRYNPVQKLKRTLVDNFLHIDHTTNLIVMKCLPGTANSIAALLDNIEWPEVMGTISGDDTILIICRSEENSEAIVNRLMGFIS, from the coding sequence ATGAAGGGTCAACGACATATTAAAATCAGGGAAATTATTTCACAACAGGAGATTGAGACACAGGATGAGCTGGTTGAAGCATTGCGCAAGGCTGGTTTTCAGGTGACTCAGGCCACTGTATCACGCGATATTAAGGAGCTGCTGCTCATTAAGGTTCCAATGGATGATGGCAGATATAAATATTCGATGCCTTCAGATCAGCGGTATAATCCGGTGCAGAAGCTGAAACGTACGTTGGTTGACAATTTTTTGCATATTGATCACACAACAAATCTGATTGTGATGAAGTGTCTGCCGGGAACAGCCAACTCCATTGCTGCTTTACTGGACAACATTGAATGGCCTGAGGTTATGGGTACGATTAGTGGGGATGACACCATTCTGATTATTTGTCGGTCGGAAGAGAACAGCGAAGCCATCGTGAATCGTCTTATGGGCTTCATTTCCTAA